From the Patagioenas fasciata isolate bPatFas1 chromosome Z, bPatFas1.hap1, whole genome shotgun sequence genome, one window contains:
- the TMEM215 gene encoding transmembrane protein 215 produces the protein MARTMRPDDINPRTGLVVALVSVFLVFGFMFTVSGIKGETLGDIPLLAIGPAICLPGIAAIALTRKTDGCTKWPKNKCPCCKQVKDRDVMELLRTPSDLESGKGSCDELAKKAYQKDRRELRGEDSVSICTTTTTTTMGECKSLIRKVEQEEMLRYLETCYPEMPGNVFVGDGSVYSALEKKSSSPIRDNTDCPDIEDNIFVAPKDSIIVCSYKDNSPYDRYCCYINPTGVNSDQETIV, from the coding sequence ATGGCACGGACCATGAGACCCGACGACATCAATCCCCGGACGGGGCTGGTGGTGGCTCTGGTCAGCGTTTTCCTGGTGTTCGGCTTCATGTTCACCGTGTCTGGCATCAAGGGAGAGACCCTGGGGGACATCCCACTGCTGGCCATCGGGCCAGCCATCTGCCTGCCAGGCATTGCTGCCATCGCTCTCACCAGAAAGACTGATGGCTGCACCAAATGGCCCAAGAACAAGTGTCCATGCTGTAAGCAAGTCAAGGACCGGGATGTCATGGAGCTGCTGAGGACACCCTCGGACCTGGAGTCTGGCAAGGGGAGTTGCGATGAGCTGGCCAAGAAAGCGTACCAGAAGGACAGGAGAGAGCTGCGGGGTGAGGACTCTGTGTCCAtctgcaccaccaccaccaccactaccaTGGGTGAGTGCAAGAGCCTCATCAGAAAGGTGGAACAGGAGGAGATGCTGAGATACCTGGAGACCTGTTACCCAGAGATGCCAGGGAATGTGTTCGTGGGAGATGGCTCTGTGTACAGTGCCTTGGAGAAGAAGAGCTCTTCTCCCATCAGGGACAACACTGATTGCCCTGACATCGAAGACAACATTTTTGTTGCTCCTAAAGACAGTATCATTGTCTGCTCTTACAAGGACAACAGCCCTTATGACAGATACTGTTGTTACATAAACCCTACTGGAGTCAACTCAGACCAGGAGACCATAGTGTGA